The following proteins are co-located in the Telopea speciosissima isolate NSW1024214 ecotype Mountain lineage chromosome 9, Tspe_v1, whole genome shotgun sequence genome:
- the LOC122639491 gene encoding pentatricopeptide repeat-containing protein At1g04840-like has product MRAVPFVSEAKTATAKTIVSRATALYAQSSSETHANGDFRPSEKHYISLVHACRTTPQLKQIHAQLFVHNLSQSSRVITQLISTCSLFKSMEYAILIFRHFLDPNSFVFNALIRGLCESSQYQSSIGHFILMLRFNVQPNRLTFPFVLKAVASLVVDGLGGQLHAQTIKYGLELDSFVRISLVDMYVKLRSLDSALQLSDETPERNKLESIILWNILINGCSRTGDLRKARELFDTMPEKNTGSWNSMINGFIKQGDLEQARIFFDRMPAKNVISWTTMISGLSEKGKHELALDLFNRMLREGGRPNDLTIASALSACSKIGALEAGVRIHEYVSRHGFQLNRIVGTALVDMYAKCGKIDCASRVFDETVEKDLLTWSAMVSGWAIHGCSEQALQCFEAMKSTGIHLDEVAFLAVLTACSHSGLVDQGLSIFNSMRHDYFIEPNVKHYTCMVDLYGRASRLEEALSFIRSMPFEPDFVIWGALFCACRLHKNIKMAELASERLLQMEPKHPGSYVFLSNIYAGVGRWEDVERVRITMKNKGIEKPPGWSYIEVAGRVHSFVAGDRAHDCVGEIYAKLEELSARAKAQGYMPNTESVLHNIEEEEKESALGSHSEKLALAYGLISTPLGMTLRIVKNLKVCGDCHSMMKFASEMSQREIILRDIKRFHHFKEGVCSCGDYW; this is encoded by the exons ATGAGAGCCGTTCCCTTCGTCTCCGAGGCGAAAACTGCCACCGCCAAAACTATTGTTTCCCGGGCGACTGCTCTCTACGCTCAATCCTCATCAGAAACCCATGCCAATGGCGATTTCCGTCCATCGGAAAAGCACTACATTTCTCTCGTCCACGCCTGTAGAACCACTCCACAACTCAAACAAATCCACGCGCAGCTGTTCGTTCATAACCTTTCACAAAGCAGCCGGGTCATAACCCAGTTGATTTCGACTTGTTCTCTGTTTAAATCCATGGAGTATGCAATCTTAATTTTCCGCCATTTTCTTGATCCCAACTCATTTGTCTTCAATGCATTGATCCGAGGCCTGTGTGAAAGTTCCCAATATCAGAGCTCAATTGGGCATTTTATTCTCATGTTACGCTTTAATGTGCAACCTAATAGGCTCACCTTCCCCTTTGTTCTCAAAGCGGTTGCATCACTGGTTGTAGATGGACTCGGTGGTCAGCTCCATGCACAGACGATTAAGTATGGCCTTGAGCTTGATTCCTTTGTTCGCATTTCATTAGTTGATATGTATGTGAAACTCCGTTCATTGGACTCTGCGTTACAATTGTCTGATGAAACTCCTGAGAGAAATAAGCTTGAAAGCATAATCCTGTGGAATATTCTGATTAATGGGTGTAGTAGAACTGGGGACTTGAGAAAAGCAAGGGAACTCTTCGACACAATGCCGGAGAAGAATACTGGTTCTTGGAATTCTATGATAAATGGGTTCATAAAACAAGGAGATCTGGAGCAGGCAAGGATATTTTTTGATCGGATGCCAGCCAAGAATGTAATTTCCTGGACGACCATGATATCTGGGTTGTCAGAGAAGGGTAAACATGAACTGGCTTTGGACCTGTTTAATAGGATGCTGCGAGAGGGTGGGAGGCCTAACGACCTTACTATTGCCTCTGCACTTTCAGCTTGTTCGAAAATTGGTGCTTTAGAAGCTGGAGTTCGAATACATGAGTATGTTTCAAGACATGGTTTTCAGTTAAACCGCATAGTGGGGACTGCTTTGGTGGATATGTACGCAAAATGTGGCAAAATTGACTGTGCCAGTCGTGTTTTTGACGAGACAGTAGAGAAGGACCTTCTCACTTGGAGTGCTATGGTTTCAGGATGGGCAATTCACGGATGCTCCGAGCAAGCTCTTCAATGCTTTGAGGCGATGAAATCCACAG GAATTCATCTCGACGAGGTTGCTTTTCTGGCTGTCTTAACGGCATGCTCCCACTCCGGATTGGTGGATCAAGGGCTGAGTATTTTCAATAGCATGAGACATGATTACTTCATAGAGCCGAATGTGAAGCATTACACATGCATGGTGGATTTATATGGTCGGGCAAGTCGGCTAGAAGAGGCTCTTAGTTTCATTAGGAGCATGCCATTTGAGCCCGACTTCGTGATATGGGGAGCACTCTTTTGTGCATGTAGGCTTCACAAGAACATAAAAATGGCAGAATTAGCATCAGAAAGGCTCTTGCAAATGGAACCTAAGCATCCAGGGAGCTATGTCTTCTTGTCCAACATTTATGCAGGGGTCGGGAGATGGGAAGATGTGGAAAGAGTGAGAATCACAATGAAGAATAAGGGTATTGAAAAACCCCCTGGGTGGAGTTACATCGAAGTGGCAGGTCGAGTGCATAGTTTTGTTGCAGGTGACAGGGCTCATGACTGTGTTGGAGAAATTTATGCTAAGCTAGAGGAGCTATCAGCTAGAGCAAAAGCACAAGGGTATATGCCCAACACCGAGTCAGTACTTCATAAcattgaggaagaagagaaggaaagtgCACTGGGAAGTCATAGTGAGAAGTTGGCACTTGCCTATGGGCTTATTAGCACTCCTCTTGGGATGACCCTCAGGATTGTGAAGAACCTAAAAGTATGTGGGGATTGTCACTCTATGATGAAATTTGCAAGTGAGATGAGCCAAAGGGAGATCATACTAAGAGATATAAAGCGTTTTCATCATTTCAAAGAAGGGGTGTGCTCTTGTGGAGATTACTGGTGA
- the LOC122638773 gene encoding uncharacterized protein LOC122638773, translating into MSARRSLTIKLFCPALAKLVPLAAVEEQRLDLGSIARTFGLDPATLKLNGHFISRGVDLISSSVTWKALLSFFSARGLSTGANDADALIVDGKLCKAGTKRSCNRSDGEHEDHQKNENNGFGDTRKPQVEDDKLLNKKRRLGKHEAHPIAECNVLGVKRKPWLENTNLLKRKKMDQTNSGSQERQQLPSCAIPDTQFKCSYILKRSREDEMVATSPCKRAR; encoded by the exons ATGTCTGCAAGAAGAAGCCTAACAATCAAGCTATTTTGTCCCGCTTTGGCGAAGCTGGTTCCATTGGCGGCTGTGGAAGAGCAACGGCTCGACCTCGGTTCCATTGCCCGGACCTTTGGACTCGACCCAGCGACGTTGAAGCTCAACGGTCACTTCATCAGTAGAGGTGTCGATCTCATCTCCTCGTCCGTCACCTGGAAGgccctcctctccttcttctctgctCGAGGTTTGTCTACAGGAGCCAACGATGCCGATGCTCTCATCGTCGACGGCAAACTCTGCAAGGCTGGAACCAAGA GATCATGTAACCGTTCAGATGGAGAACATGAAGAtcaccaaaaaaatgaaaacaatggTTTTGGTGATACAAGAAAGCCACAAGTGGAAGATGACAAGCTGctgaacaagaaaagaagattag GAAAACATGAAGCTCATCCAATAGCTGAGTGTAATGTCCTTGGTGTGAAAAGAAAGCCATGGCTAGAAAACACAAATCTGCTCAAGAGAAAAAAGATGGATCAAACAAACTCAG GTTCTCAAGAGAGACAACAACTCCCATCCTGTGCCATTCCGGATACCCAATTCAAATGCAGCTACATTTTGAAGCGGTCCAGAGAAGATGAGATGGTTGCGACTTCTCCTTGCAAAAGAGCAAGATGA